A window of the Chaetodon trifascialis isolate fChaTrf1 chromosome 9, fChaTrf1.hap1, whole genome shotgun sequence genome harbors these coding sequences:
- the LOC139336782 gene encoding extracellular calcium-sensing receptor-like, with translation MPRTAVSMSWVPWLLSRWTCSALSLLLLSIVGRQMGLEVVQALVCSRWGTPADKSLYKDGDVIIGGLFNVYYIPSAVEQVFTKMPHYQPCTGLDLEPLKYIYAMVFAVEEINRNNTLLPGVKLGYRILDSCSRYPWALQGALSLVGGDTHSCNLSASMPHSAAYEQAGEAAGGQPVPLLIGAASSTTGIMMSRILGPLSISYLASCPCLSDRTKFPNFFRTIPSDIYQARAMARMAIRFHWTWMGAVIVNNDYGQLAIQVFQEQIEGKGVCLEFIETVHRQTIVSDARRAALTIQASTARVILIFCWYTDAKAVFLELAKMNVTDRQFLASEAWSTSDDLLQDLTISKVVSGVLGVAIRSSTIPGFENYLRSLHPSHRPDDEFLRELWQKEFGCSPGSKRSHAGSLQKASPPPCSGTESLEEVQHPFTDTSQLRVAYNVYLAVYAAAHALHSLLSCPNSDSPPGNKSSTCSSPKHIKPIELLQHLNKVNITTPQGEKFYFQGADISATYDLVNWQNTPEGSLKLVLIGRVDGFDLHLNESAIQWSTGSNQVPVSVCSESCPPGTRKANRKGEPFCCFDCIPCAEGEISSKTGSLHCDRCPSEFWSNVEQTACIPRQLDFLSFNETLGITLTTAAVSGVTMTTAVFVVFLYYRKTPMVRANNSELSFLLLLSLKLCFLCSLVFIGRPSVWSCQFQQAAFGISFVLCVSCLLVKTLVVLAVFRSARPGAESLLKWFGPGQQRGSVCLFTCVQVIICAVWLSLSPPVPRRDLGFQGSKVTLECAMASVVGFSLVLGYIGLLACTCLLLAFLARKLPDNFNEAKLITFSMLIFCAVWVAFVPAYVSSPGKYVVAVEIFAILASSYGLLLCIFAPKCFIILLRPEKNSKKHLMAR, from the exons ATGCCTAGAACAGCTGTATCCATGTCTTGGGTCCCCTGGCTCCTCTCTCGGTGGACCTGTTCagccctctctctgctgctcctcagtaTAGTGGGCAGACAGATGGGGCTGGAAGTGGTTCAGGCGCTAGTGTGCTCCAGGTGGGGCACACCTGCTGACAAGAGTCTCTACAAGGATGGAGATGTGATTATTGGTGGACTTTTTAACGTGTATTACATACCGTCAGCTGTTGAGCAGGTCTTCACCAAGATGCCACATTATCAACCTTGCACTGG TTTAGATCTAGAGCctttgaaatatatatatgcGATGGTGTTTGCGGTGGAGGAAATCAATCGTAACAACACCCTGCTACCAGGAGTGAAGCTGGGCTATCGTATACTTGACAGCTGTTCTCGATACCCCTGGGCTCTGCAAGGTGCACTGTCACTGGTcggaggagacacacacagctgcaactTATCAGCCTCTATGCCTCATTCTGCAGCTTATGAACAAGCTGGAGAGGCTGCAG GTGGTCAGCCTGTTCCATTGCTAATTGGTGCTGCTTCATCTACAACAGGCATAATGATGTCCAGGATCCTGGGGCCTCTCTCA ATCAGCTACTTGGCTAGCTGCCCCTGTCTTAGTGACAGGACAAAGTTTCCTAACTTCTTCAGAACAATCCCCAGTGATATTTACCAAGCCCGGGCCATGGCACGAATGGCCATTCGCTTCCACTGGACATGGATGGGAGCAGTGATAGTAAACAATGATTATGGTCAATTGGCCATACAG GTGTTTCAGGAACAGATTGAGGGAAAAGGAGTGTGTTTGGAATTCATAGAGACTGTGCACAGACAAACCATTGTTAGTGATGCCAGACGTGCAGCACTCACAATTCAAGCCTCAACTGCGAGGGTGATTCTGATCTTTTGCTGGTATACAGATGCAAAAGCAGTATTTCTGGAACTGGCAAAGATGAAT gtgactgacagacagtttCTGGCCAGTGAGGCTTGGAGTACCAGTGATGATCTTCTCCAAGATCTTACCATCTCTAAAGTGGTAAGTGGTGTTCTTGGAGTGGCCATTCGGAGTTCAACAATACCTGGATTTGAAAATTATCTGAGAAGCTTGCACCCAAGTCATCGTCCTGATGATGAATTCTTGCGAGAACTCTGGCAAAAGGAGTTTGGATGCAGTCCTGGATCGAAACGATCACATGCA GGGTCCCTTCAGAAAGCTTCTCCACCTCCCTGCAGTGGGACAGAGTCCCTGGAGGAGGTGCAGCATCCCTTCACCGATACTTCCCAGCTAAGGGTGGCATATAATGTCTACCTTGCTGTTTATGCTGCAGCTCACGCCCTTCACAGCCTTCTCTCCTGCCCCAACAGCGACAGCCCTCCTGGTAACAAgagctccacctgctcctctccaAAGCACATCAAACCCATAGAG CTGTTGCAGCACTTGAACAAAGTGAACATCACCACACCACAAGGAGAAAAATTTTATTTCCAAGGTGCCGACATTTCAGCAACATACGACCTTGTCAACTGGCAGAACACCCCTGAAGGGTCACTCAAACTTGTTTTGATTGGTCGAGTTGATGGGTTTGATCTCCACCTGAATGAGTCAGCTATTCAATGGAGCACAGGATCCAATCAG gtgcctgtttcagtgtgcagtgaGAGCTGCCCCCCAGGTACCCGAAAGGCCAACAGGAAAGGAGaacctttctgctgctttgactgcaTCCCATGTGCTGAAGGGGAGATTAGCAGTAAAACTG gtTCCCTTCACTGCGATCGTTGTCCATCTGAGTTCTGGTCCAATGTTGAACAAACAGCCTGCATCCCTCGTCAGCTGGACTTCCTCTCCTTTAATGAAACCTTGGGCATTACTTTGACTACAGCAGCTGTGTCTGGTGTCACTATGacaacagctgtgtttgtggtgtttctTTACTACCGTAAAACACCTATG GTGCGAGCCAATAATTCAGAGCTGAGCTTCCTGCTTCTTCTGTCATTGAAGCTGTGCTTCCTGTGCTCACTGGTCTTCATTGGTCGCCCATCAGTCTGGTCTTGTCAGTTCCAGCAGGCAGCCTTTGGGATCAgctttgtactttgtgtttcctgtctcctGGTCAAAACCCTTGTAGTTCTTGCTGTTTTCCGCTCAGCTCGGCCTGGAGCTGAATCCTTGTTGAAGTGGTTTGGTCCAGGACAACAGAGAGGAAGTGTCTGCCTCTTTACCTGTGTACAG GTTATCATCTGTGCCGTATGGCTGTCCCTTAGCCCCCCGGTTCCTCGACGTGATCTGGGTTTccaagggtcaaaggtcaccctGGAGTGTGCCATGGCCTCTGTGGTTGGCTTCTCTTTGGTTCTGGGTTACATTGGCCTGCTGGCCTGCACCTGCCTCCTCTTGGCCTTTCTTGCTCGGAAACTCCCCGACAACTTCAATGAGGCCAAACTGATcaccttcagcatgctgatattctgtgctgtgtgggtgGCCTTTGTCCCTGCTTATGTTAGCTCTCCTGGGAAATATGTTGTCGCTGTGGAGATTTTTGCAATCCTGGCCTCGAGCTACGGTTTACTGCTGTGCATTTTTGCTCCcaaatgtttcatcattttgttGAGGCCTGAGAAAAACAGTAAGAAACATCTGATGGCCAGATAG